The following nucleotide sequence is from Psychroserpens sp. Hel_I_66.
GTGCTTACTCTGCAATGAACCGTCAAATTGGACGCGGTAAAATTACAATGTACAACCGTCATGAGATGTTAGATGTCGTCAAGGTTGACGGAAAAGCTAGAGGAATAATCGCTAGAGATTTAGTGTCTGGTGAAATAGAACGTCACTCTGCGCACGCAGTCGTTTTAGGAACTGGAGGTTACGGTAACGTATTTTACTTATCAACCAATGCGATGGGAAGTAATGTTACCGCTGCCTGGAAAGCTCACAAACGTGGTGCTTACTTTGCAAATCCATGCTACACGCAAATTCATCCAACATGTATCCCTGTCTCTGGAGAACATCAGTCTAAATTGACATTGATGTCTGAGTCTTTAAGAAATGATGGACGTATTTGGGTTCCGAAGAAAAAAGAAGATGCTGAAGCTATTAGAGCTGGAAAATTAAAACCAACTGCACTTGCCGAACAAGATAGAGATTACTATTTAGAGCGTCGCTATCCTGCTTTTGGTAACTTAGTACCTCGTGATGTTGCCTCTCGTGCAGCAAAAGAGCGCTGCGACGCTGGTTTTGGTGTCAATAAAACTGGTGAAGCTGTTTATCTAGATTTCGCTGCTGCTTTTATGCGCTACGGAAAAGAGCAAGCCCACGTTAAAGGTCTTGACGAAAATGATGATGCGCTTGTTAAAAAATTAGGACAGGAAATCGTGAAAACGAAATATGGAAATTTATTCCAGATGTATGAGAAAATCGTAAATCAAAACCCATACGAAACTCCTATGATGATTTACCCTGCGGTACATTACACAATGGGTGGTATTTGGGTAGATTATAACTTACAAACTACAGTTCCAGGATTGTATGCCATTGGAGAAGCTAATTTTTCAGATCATGGTGCTAACAGACTTGGTGCTTCTGCCTTAATGCAAGGACTTGCAGATGGATATTTTGTACTGCCTTACACGATTGGTGACTATTTATCCCACGATATTCGTACTGGAAAAATACCTACTGATACTAAGGAATTTGAAGAAGCTGAAAAAACTGTTGTTGATAATATCAACCACTTAATAAATAATAAAGGAACGCATCCTGTTGATTATTTCCATAGACGTTTAGGAAAAATCATGTGGAACAAATGCGGAATGGCACGTAATGCAGAGGATTTAAAATCTGCTATTCATGAGATTTCAGATTTAAGAGCTGAATTTTGGAAAGACGTTATGGTTCCAGGATCTGCAGATGAATTTAATGAAGAACTAGCCAAAGCTGGTCGCGTTGCAGATTTCTTAGAACTTGGAGAATTATTCGCTAAAGATGCCTTACAAAGAGAAGAATCTGCAGGAGGACATTTTAGAGATGAATATCAAACTCCAGAAGGTGAGGCAATGCGTCGTAAAGAATTTCAGTATGTTTCTGCATGGGAATATAAAGGAGAGCCAAAAGATGCTGTATTGCATAAAGAGGAACTGTCTTACGAAAATATTGAAGTAAAAGAAAGAAGTTATAAATAATTAGGTCTACAACTTAATTATGTATTCAAAATAAAAAAAGAACAAAGAAATGGGAACAGAAAATATGAACCTTACATTAAAGATTTGGAGACAAAAAGGAGCCAATGACAAAGGGAAAATGGTAGACTATAGCATTAGCGATGTCTCTCCAGATATGTCTTTCTTAGAAATGCTAGACGTTCTTAATAGTGAACTCATAACCAAAGGAGAAGAACCTGTTGCATTTGATCATGATTGTCGTGAAGGTATTTGTGGTTCATGTTCATTATATATAAATGGCGAAGCACATGGTCCTGATAGAGGTGTAACTACCTGCCAATTGCATATGCGTATGTTTAAAGATGGTGATGTTATTACCATTGAGCCTTTTAGAGCTAAGGCATTTCCTGTAATTAAAGATTTAATTGTAGATAGAAGCGCTTTTGATCGTATCCAACATGCAGGAGGATTTATTTCTGTTAATACATCTGGTTTAACTGTAGATGCAAATGCTATCCCGGTAAACAAACACGATGCAGATGAATCATTTATGGCTGCCACGTGTATTGGTTGTGGTGCTTGTGTTGCAAGTTGTAAAAATGCCTCTGCAATGTTATTTGTAGGTGCAAAAGTATCTCAATTTGCCTTGTTACCACAAGGTCAGGTAGAGGCGACAGATCGTGTATTGAATATGGTCAAACAAATGGATGAAGAAGGCTTTGGTAATTGTACCAATACTGGAGCTTGCGAAGTGGAATGCCCTAAAGGAATTTCTTTAGAGAATATTGCACGTATGAATCGTGAGTATTTAGCAGCAAGTTTAAAAGGTTAATATCCCAAAACAGAGAACCAAAGAAATTATAAATTTAAAAATCCTAAGCCACAATGCTTGGGATTTTTTGTTACTTTATGTCCTAAATTTAAATATGTCTGTCGCAATAACTTATTTTAAAAAAAGCCTTGAAAATCATCAATTAGAAGTAAAGAAACTTTATAAAAAGACGACGCTTTTAAGCCTTTTAAGACTGCTTGTTTTTCTCATTACAGCAATCGCTATCTATTTTACTTTCCAAAGTTGGCAAATTGCCATTGTTATTGGTTTGTCAGGAATTTCGGTGTTTATAGTTCTACTTTCTAAATATACCAGTGTCAAAAATAAACGAACTCTTCATAAGGCACTAGCAACAATTAATGAAGAGGAAATAAAAATTGCTTCTGGCGAATTTCAGCATAGAAAAACAGGAGATCAATTTCAAGACCCAAAGCACTTTTATAGCTTGGATATTGATCTCTTCGGAAAAGGATCATTTTTTCAATATTTAAATAGAACAAGTACTTCGGAAGGTGAATTGCAGCTCGCAAATGCTTTAAAAGCAAATAATGTTGCCAATATAGAAGACAGGCAGGACGCGATAAAAGAATTATCAACCAAAACCGAATGGACACAATTATATGCAGCAACAGCTAGCTTAATTAAAACCCAAACGCCTGCTCCAACAATTATAAAATGGTTAAAAACCCATAAAACGTTTATTCCAAAACAGATGTTTTTAGCTACTTGGTTATTTGCATTACTATCAATTACACTATTAGCCCTAGCAATTTTTGAAGTTATTGGGATTGGATTTTTTGGGTATTGGATTTTTGCAGGACTTGGCATTACAGGCATATATCTCAAAAAAATAAATGATCTCGCTTTAAATGCAGATAAAACTAAAGATACATTTAGACAATATGCATCACTGTTATTACAAATAGAAAATGAGACATTTACATCAAAATTATTAAAAGAAAAACAGCAAAAAATAAGATCTGAAAACAAAAAGGCTTCAGAGATTTTTTCGGAATTTTCTAAACACCTAGATGCCTTGGATAACCGTAATAATCTTATTGGTGCTCTTTTTGGGAATGGCTATTTACTTTTAGATATCAAAAACTCTTATAACGTTGAACAATGGGTTTTAAAATACGCCCACAAAGTAGAAGATTGGTTTGAAGTGGTGTCGTTTTTTGACGCATACAACAGTTTAGGTAATTATGCTTTTAACCATGAAGCCTATGTATTTCCTGAAATATCAAACGGAAAATCAACTATAAAAGCGTCTCAATTAGGACATCCACTTTTAAACCCTAAAAAAAGAGTAGATAGTGATGTCACTATCGATAATCAAGAATTCTTTATTGTAACGGGAGCTAATATGGCAGGAAAGAGTACGTTTCTTCGTACCATTTCTCTTCATATTGTAATGGCAAACGTTGGGTTGCCTGTTTGTGCAAAGTCAAGTATCTATTCTCCTGTTAAACTTATAACGAGCATGCGTACGAGCGATTCACTCACAGATGATAGTAGTTACTTTTTTAGTGAATTAACTCGACTAAAATTCATTGTTGATGCTATAGAAAAAGAATCTTATTTTATTATTCTTGATGAAATCTTAAAAGGTACAAACAGTACAGATAAAGCAATCGGTTCAAGAAAATTTGTAGAAAAACTAGTGGCAGGAAACGCAACCGGTATTATTGCAACTCACGATTTGAGTCTTTGTGAAATTTCCGAAGAACTTGAGGACGTCAAAAACTATTATTTTGATGCTGAAATCGTTAACGACGAACTATATTTTGACTATAAATTCAAACAAGGTATTTGCCAAAATATGAATGCAAGCTTTTTACTGAAGAAGATGCAGATTGTGGATTAGTAAGATAAATATCATTCAGATCAACACAAAAAAAATTTTTTGATGATTAGAATAAATAAAAATGAAATTCTTCAATTCGATCTAAATCACAAAAACAAAAAACCCATTCTAAACTAGAATGGGTTTTTAATACTATGGGATAAAATTCAAATTATGCTTCAAAAGCATCAATAGAAACAAAAGACTTACCATCTTTTTTCTTTGTGAATCTTACTAAACCATCTACTTTAGCATGTAAAGTGTGGTCTTTTCCGCCATACACATTTTCACCTGGATGATGTGTATTACCTCTTTGTCTTACGATAATGTTTCCTGCAACAGCAGCTTGTCCACCAAAAATCTTAACACCTAAGCGTTTTGATTCTGATTCTCTACCGTTTTTAGAACTACCTACTCCTTTTTTATGAGCCATTGTCTTAAGGTTTTATATTGTTAATAATTAATGTTATTGAAAATTTACTTTTCAATTCCACCATCTAATCTGTCTTGTAATTCTTTTAATTCGTCCCACTTACCATCTGCAGCTAATCTAGCTTGTTTTGGCCAAGTATCTGTAACGATGTGCGCTAATCTTGAACTTTCTTCAGTAAGAATTTCACTTAATTTAGCAGCATCAGTATTTGCTACTTTTTCAAAAGTATCAATTCCTGCGTTTACTAAAGCTTCAGCAGCTTTAGGTCCTGCACCTTCGATTTTTTTCAAATCATCAGCTTTTCCTGTTGCTTTTTTAGCAGCTGGTTTCGCTTTAGGTGTTTCCTTTTTAGCTTCTTCTTTTGATTCAGCTTTTTTAGTTTCCTTCTTAGGTTCAGCTTTTTCAGCTTTCTTTCCTCCAGAAGTAGTAATACCTTCAATAAGGATTTCAGATAAAGATTGTCTGTGTCCGTTTTTTACACGGTAACCTTTTCTTCTCTTCTTTTTGAAGACGATTACTTTGTCACCTTTAAGGTGCTTTAAGACTTTTGCACTTACAAGTGCTCCGCCTATAGCTGGGGCGCCTAAAGTAATATTGTCACCATCACCAATTAAAAGAACGTTATCGAAATCTACTTTCTTACCTTCTTCTGTTGCTAAACGGTTAACAAAAACTTTTTGGTCTTTTTCAACTTTAAATTGATGCCCTGCTATCTCTACAATTGCGTACATAGCGTAACGTTTTTATTAATTATTTTGTTTAAAATAGGTGCTTCCTCCTTAGAAAGCGGGTGCAAATATACATCCTAATTCATTAATTTACAAACGATATATGAATTTTGAATAATAATATAATTTTTTTATGCAGAAATTTTAAAACTCGAACACTTTATCTACTTTGCATAAATATGAGAAAACAATTTTAAGATATATTTTGCACTAAAAACAGTAATATAAGCTATGTTATTCGCTATTTTTGTGGAAATAGTGTAACTTTTTAACTAAACCGAACACTAATTTAACATTATATAAAAATTAACACAAAATCACAATTAATTAAAACAAACTCACAATGAAAAATTACCTATTAATTTTAGCCTCTTTTGTGCTTGTTGGCTTCTCTGTCAATGCACAACAGGTTGAATTTGAAGAATTTGATTTAGATAACGGACTTCACGTTATTTTACACCAAGATAATACTGCTCCTGTAGTGACCGTTGGTGTTATGTATGATGTAGGAGGAAAAGATTTGGGAGGTACTGCTGCAGCACCTCGTACTGGTTTTGCTCACTTTTTTGAGCATCTTTTATTTGAAGGTACCCAAAATATAGATCGAGGAGAATGGTTTACAATCGTATCTTCAAATGGTGGTAGCAATAATGCAAACACCTCATTGGATAGAACTTACTATTATGAAGTTTTCCCTTCTAACAATTTAGAATTAGGTCTTTGGATGGAATCTGAAAGAATGCTTCACCCAGTTATTGACCAAGTTGGAGTAGATACTCAAAACGAAGTTGTTAAGGAAGAAAAGCGTCTAAGGTATGATAACTCCCCTTATGGACAGTTTTTATTTGCTGTGAGTGAAAATTTATTTAAAAATCACCCTTATGCAAATAAAAATATTGGAGAAATGGCAGATTTAGACGCCTCTACTTTAGAGGAATTTCAACAATATTTTAAAGATTGGTATGGACCAAACAATGCTGCTCTGGTAATTGCTGGTGATATTGATAAGAAAGAAGCAAAAACATTAGTAAAAAAATATTTTGCAGACATAAAGAGTAGACCAGTACCAACTAGAAATTTTGCTAAAGAAGAACCTATCACAGAAAAAATCGACGCAAAATTCTTCGATCCAAATATTCAAATCCCTGCAATTATTACAGCATATAGAACTCCTGGTTTTAAAGAAAGAGATTCTTATGTTTTGAGTATGGTATCTGCTTATTTAAGTGATGGTAAAACATCAAAATTATACAAAAAAATAGTGGATGATAAAAAAATGGCACTTCAAGTTGGTGCTATCAACATCGATCAAATGGATTATGGTATTTATGCCATTTATGGTCTTCCATTGGGAGATACTTCTCTAGATGCTTTGCTTAAGGAGATGGATGAAGAAATTGTTAAAATGCAAAACGAGCTCATTTCAGAAAAAGATTATCAAAAACTTCAAAATAAATTTGAAAACAGATTTGTAAACTCAAACTCAAGTATTCAAGGTATTGCGAGCTCTTTGGTAACAAATTATATGCTTTATGACGATATCAATTTAATAAATTCTGAAATTGAAATTTACCGTTCAATTACTAGACAGGAAATTCAAGATGTTGTAAAAAAATATTTGAATCCTAACCAACGTGTAGAGTTAGAATATTTACCAAAAGAGAAAACTGACAACTAAAAAATAAATGAAAATGAAATTTAAAATATCCATATTAGTCGTAGCATTTTTAATGTCGGTTAGTGCATTTGCACAAGTTGATCGATCTAAAATGCCCGAACCAGGTCCTGCTCCAAAAATATCACTGGAGAAGCCTCAAGAATTTGAATTAAAAAACGGACTTACTGTTCTAGTGGTAGAAAACCATAAGTTACCAAGAGTATCATACTCCTTAACAATTGATAATAAGCCAATGACTGTTGGTGATAAAGCAGGAGTTGAGAGTTTAATTGGCGCTATGTTAGGTAACGGGACAAAAAACATTTCTAAAGATGAATTTAACGAAGAAGTAGACTTTTTAGGCGCAAATATTGGCTTTAGTTTTAGAGGAGGCTACGCAAGTTCATTATCAAAATATTCTGATCGTATCTTAGAATTAATGGCAGATGCTGCAATTAACCCTTTATTAATCGAGGAAGAATTTGAGAAAGAAAAAGCTAAACTTATAGACGGTTTAAAATCTGAAGAAAATAGCGTTGATGCAGTGGCTGGAAGAGTTGGGTCTGCTTTGGCTTATGGTAAAAATCATCCTTATGGAGAATTTACCACAGAAGAAACTGTAAATAATGTAAGCTATGGTGATGCTGTAGCATTTTACGAAAAATATTTCAACCCTAACAACGCTTATCTAGTTGTTGTTGGAGATGTATCTTTTAAGGACGTGAAAAAGCAAATTGAAAAACATTTTTCTAAATGGGAAAAATCTGTTGGTATAGATTATACAGTTCCCGATGAAGCTCCAAATGCACAGTACACACAAATTAACTTTGTTGATATGCCAAACGCTGTACAATCTAATATCTCTTTGACAAACAATGTAGATTTAGAAATGAAAGATGACGATTACCATTCTGTCTTAATTGCCAATAAAATTTTAGGTGGAGGCTTTAATAGCTACTTAAACATGAACCTTCGTGAAGAACATGGTTATACCTATGGCGCAAGATCTGGAATTGGTACAGATGAATATGCATCACGTTTCACCGCAGGTGCAGCTGTTAGAAATATGGTAACAGATAGCGCAGTTGTTGAAACTTTGAAAGAAATCAACCGTATTAAAACTGAGCCTATTGAGCAAGATATGCTTAAAAACGCAAAAGCTAAATATGTTGGAGATTTTGTGTTGGCTCTAGAAAGCCCACAAACTATTGCACGTTACGCTTTAAATATTAAGCTTAATGATCTTCCAGATGATTTTTACACGACTTATTTACAAAAAATTAATGCAGTTACTGCAGATGATGTAAATCGTGTGGCCAACAAGTATTTTAAAACTGAAAACGCTCGTATCGTCGTTATTGGTAAAGGAAGCGAAGTATTAGAAAACCTTCAAAAAACAGGAATTCCTATTAAATACTACGATAAGTTTGCAGCTGAAACAGAAAAACCATCTTACGAAATTGAAATGCCAGCAGATATGGACGCTACCAAAGTAATGCAATCTTATATAGATGCCATTGGTGGAAAAGCTGCTTTAGATAAAGTAAACTCTGTTTATATGACTGCGGAAGCGGAATTACAACCTGGTGTGATGATGAACTTGGAGATGAAGAAAACATCCAAAAACCAAGCCATGTCAGAAGTGTCTGCAATGGGACAATCATTTATGAAATCTGTTGTTAATCCTGAAGGTGGATATATCGTCCAGCAAGGGCAACGTAAAGACATGACACCTGAAGAATTGAAAGATGCTAAGGTAGAATCATCTCCTTTTCCTGAAGTTAACTATTTAAACGGTGGTGTTACTTTAGAAAAAATTGAAATGGTAGATGGTGTCAAAGCGTATAAAGTAAATGTAAGCGACAGCAAATCTTTATATTATGATGTTGAAACAGGTTTAAAAATAAAACAAGTTGAAACTAGTGAAGCAGGATCACAATCTGTATTCTATGATGAATATAAAGATGTTGGAGGTATCAAGTTTCCTTTTAAAATAGGGCAAACTGCAGGACCACGTCGCTTTGACTTTACAGTTAAATCTGTTAAAGTAAACGAAGGTGTATCTGATGCAGATTTTGACTAAGATTCAAAACTTATAATTCTAAAAGCCCGAAGTAATATTATTTCGGGCTTTTTTTATATCTACCCTTATTACCTAAATACACACCTACCAGTATAATGGCACTGGCCAATATTTGAAACCATCCAAATTCTTCATCATCCAGCAATCCCCAAGTTAAAGCAACAACTGGCATTAAATAGGTTACAGAAGATGCAAAAACTGGTGTTGATATCTGCACTAAAGTATTGAAGAGTACCTTGGCGAGCGCAGTTCCGAAGAAAGATAAAATGATAACATAAACCATTGACATTTTAAAGTTTGGATTGGCAAATGTTTCATCAGTAAAAAAATCACTAAATAAGAGAACTACTATCGCAGGAACTATAATACCAACATAATTTCCCGTAGCAATACTCAATGGCTTTACATTTTGAAGGTACTTTTTTATAATATTCACATTTAGCGCATACATGACTGTTGAGATAATTACAAAGCCAGCGTATAAATAATTTTGATTTGGATTCATTTCAGCTCCTCTCAAAATAAGGATACTTGTTCCTACAAAACCAATGATAACTCCAAATAACTGACGTTTTGTAAACCCAATCTTAAAAATGGCGAATCCTAACAAAATGGCATTTAAAGGTACTAACGAGTTTAAAATTGAAGTAATTGCACTATCGATTTCAGTTTCTGCAATAGCAAATAAAAAAGCAGGTATAAATGATCCTATAAATCCTGAAATCACGATCCATTTCCATTCGTTTTTTTTTATTGATTTGAGTCCTTTTAAACCCACCGAAAATAGAAAAATTCCAGTAATAATTGTTCGTAGAGCACCTAATTGATACGGTGTTAATCCTAATAGTGACTTCTTAATTAATATAAATGAACTCCCCCAAATAATAGATAGAACAAAGAGGAAAAGCCATTTCTTAGTAGTATCACTCATAAGATTTCTTAAGTAATTCACAAAGTTCGTTAATTTTAATGCAATGCACATCAATATTTATTAAGTTTGTTGGTACTATCTATAACATATACTATGAAAACATTAAAGAACATATTTGCGATTGCATTGATTTCGGTTTCAATTGTTGCTTGTAAAAGCGATAAAGATCCAGAAGTTATAACTGTAGAATCTACCTCACAAATCAATACAAACGCAGCTAAAAAATTAGATCCGAATGCTACTTATGCAAAGGCGGAATTTGGTATTGAAGGAATGACTTGTGCTATGGGTTGCGCTAAAACCATAGAAAAGAAAATGGCTAGAATGGATGGCGTAAAATCTGCTAAGGTAGATTTTGACAAACAAATAGCAATGGTTGAGTACGATGAAGCCATGGTTACTCCAAAAACTTTAGAGGAAGCTGTTTCAAAAGCGGGTGATACTTACAAAGTAAAAGACATGAAAACCGTAGAGTCTTTTTCTACGGAAAAAGAAGCTTGCAAAGCTAATTGTGATAAAGCATGTTGTGCAGAAAAATCTGAGGATTCTAAAAAAATGGCTTGTGCAGAAGATTGTAAAAAAGACTGCTGTTCTAAAAAAGCATAATTTTAGTTAGACAAATTTTTAAAAACCACTCAAATGAGTGGTTTTTTTAGCTCCAATCTTTAAATGGATGCTTACTTAACTGCGAGTTGTAATAACGTTTGTTACCGGTTACTTCTTCACCAAGCCAATCTGGTATTTTATAATTTTCATCCTCATGATTTAATTCAACCTCAGCAACAATTAAACCTTTATTCTCTGCTGAAAACACATCAACCTCAAACACATGCTGTCCTATATTGACCTCGTAACGCACTTTATCAATCACACCTTTTTCACAGAGCTTTAAAAGTGATTCAGCGTCTTGTTTAGAAATTTCTTTTTCCCATTCATAACGAGACAAGCCATTCTCAGTAGATTTTCCTTTAACTGTTACGAATCCTTGGTCTCCTTTAACCCTAACTCTAACTGTTCGATCTGGATGTGTATTAAGAAAACCCTGAATAATTCGCGTATGCTTGAAGGAATCTTTTTTAAAATCTTCCGAAGTCACTAAAAATTTACGTTCTATTTCTATCATCTTTAGTTCCCATTAAAGTGGGAATCTTATTTAATTAATTTCTCAATTCTCATGAATAGAGATTCCTGCCTGCGCAGGAATCAGTAAATTTACATGATGCAAAACGATTTACCAATTAGAAAGATTATTCATGTCGATATGGATGCATTTTATGCCTCTGTAGCGCAAATGGATGATCCCAGTCTAAAAGGAAAAGCGATTGCTGTTGGCGGTGGTGGAGCTCGAGGTGTCATTAGCGCAGCCAGTTATGAAGCGAGAAAGTTTGGAGTGAAAAGCGCTATGTCTGGACGTTTGGCGATTAAATTATGTCCTCATCTTATTTTTGTAAAAACTAATTTTGATCGTTACAAAACCATTTCTCAAAAGGTTAGAACTATCTTCTATGATTATACAGATTTGGTAGAACCCCTCTCCCTTGACGAAGCATATTTGGATGTTACTCAAAACAAAAAAGGAAATCCAAGTGCATCCTTAATTGCCCAAGAAATTAGAGCTCGTATTTTAAATGAAGTTGGTTTAACTGCTTCTGCTGGGATTTCTATCAATAAATTTATAGCCAAAGTAGCTAGCGATTACAACAAGCCTAACGGACAAAAAACCGTGAATCCAGAAGAAGTCATTCAATTTTTAGAGGATCTCGATATTAGAAAATTTTATGGCGTTGGTAAAGTCACCGCAGAGAAAATGTACCAAAAAGGGATTTTTACCGGTAAGGATTTAAAAGCAAAATCTTTGGAGTATCTTGATGATAACTTCGGAAAATCGGGACGTTACTATTATCACGTTGTTCGTGGCATCCATAATAGCGAAGTCAAACCCAATCGTATTAGAAAATCGCTCGCTGCAGAACGTACGTTTAGTGAAAATTTATCTTCGGAAATTTTTATGCTAGAAAAACTAAACCATATTGCAGAAGAGGTTGCCAAGCGACTCAGCAAAAGTAACGTCTCTGGAAAAACAGTGACGCTCAAAATAAAGTACAGTGATTTCACCTTACAAACCCGAAGCAAGACTTTACCATACTTTATAGGCGATAAAAGTATGATTCTTGAAACTGCTAAAGATTTACTGTATCAGGAAAAAATGAGTAATTCGGTACGACTATTAGGGATTTCCTTGTCTAATTTAAATACCGAAAGTTCTAAAAATAAAAAAGTTGAAAAAACGGAAAAACCTGTTAGTATGCAATTGAGGTTTGAATTTTGAGTACATTCTAACAATTAGAAATTTAACACTAAATATATGTATTCTCTTGACTTTCTAAAATTAGTTTATTAATTTAAAGATTAGAAATAATCAATGATGATGAATGGAAAATACCCTTTTAAATAGTAGCCATAGGTTTGTTAAAAATTATTTAAGATTGTATTCTCAAAGAGAGCTAGATATTGTAGCGTTTTTTGATGACAATTTTATAGGGTTTGATGGAATTTCTACTACAATCTATAACAAACAAAGCTGGATTAAAGCAATCGAGCATGATTTTCATGAAATAAAAAATCCTTTTGAAATTAAAATTACAGATCTTGATTCTAGATTAGATACAAATGGATGTATTATCGTAGCTGCAGTTTCGTTGTGGTATATTCCCGTTTTTGAGAATGCGCCAGAGTTTGATAAAATACGTACAGTGTTTGTATTAAAACCTAATAATGACACTTTTAATATTTTACATTTAAGTAATTCAATCTCATTGCTTCCTTTAAATAATGAAGACGTATATCCTACTCAACTTCTAGATTTCTTAAAAAAATCTAAGGATGAGTTTTTTAAAATAGGTAAAATAAAAGATAAGTAGTACGTTTCTGCGTTAGCGATTACTCGTTCATTTTGTATAATCAAGAAATCTCGATTATTAAATAATTGAGCAATTTTTTGGAACTTCTAACAGAGAGCAACTTGATTAAGTACAGCCTATTACCGGTATCACCCTAATAGTATTCTCACCACTCTAAATTATTATGTGATTAAAAACTACAACTCGTAATTTCAGAAACTCTCAGGGTATTTACCATACCTTTTTCTTGAATTGGCATCGCAGCTAAACTGATGAGCATGTCGCCAACTTCGAGATAGCCTTTTTTACAAGCCATAGCGTTTACATCTTCTATTGTTTCATCTGTGCTTACAAATTTATCATAGTAAAATGCTTCAACTCCCCAAAGCAAACTCAATTGTGTTAGGATACGCTTATTTGATGTAAAAACCAATATA
It contains:
- the rpmA gene encoding 50S ribosomal protein L27; this encodes MAHKKGVGSSKNGRESESKRLGVKIFGGQAAVAGNIIVRQRGNTHHPGENVYGGKDHTLHAKVDGLVRFTKKKDGKSFVSIDAFEA
- a CDS encoding MutS-related protein produces the protein MSVAITYFKKSLENHQLEVKKLYKKTTLLSLLRLLVFLITAIAIYFTFQSWQIAIVIGLSGISVFIVLLSKYTSVKNKRTLHKALATINEEEIKIASGEFQHRKTGDQFQDPKHFYSLDIDLFGKGSFFQYLNRTSTSEGELQLANALKANNVANIEDRQDAIKELSTKTEWTQLYAATASLIKTQTPAPTIIKWLKTHKTFIPKQMFLATWLFALLSITLLALAIFEVIGIGFFGYWIFAGLGITGIYLKKINDLALNADKTKDTFRQYASLLLQIENETFTSKLLKEKQQKIRSENKKASEIFSEFSKHLDALDNRNNLIGALFGNGYLLLDIKNSYNVEQWVLKYAHKVEDWFEVVSFFDAYNSLGNYAFNHEAYVFPEISNGKSTIKASQLGHPLLNPKKRVDSDVTIDNQEFFIVTGANMAGKSTFLRTISLHIVMANVGLPVCAKSSIYSPVKLITSMRTSDSLTDDSSYFFSELTRLKFIVDAIEKESYFIILDEILKGTNSTDKAIGSRKFVEKLVAGNATGIIATHDLSLCEISEELEDVKNYYFDAEIVNDELYFDYKFKQGICQNMNASFLLKKMQIVD
- a CDS encoding succinate dehydrogenase/fumarate reductase iron-sulfur subunit, which codes for MNLTLKIWRQKGANDKGKMVDYSISDVSPDMSFLEMLDVLNSELITKGEEPVAFDHDCREGICGSCSLYINGEAHGPDRGVTTCQLHMRMFKDGDVITIEPFRAKAFPVIKDLIVDRSAFDRIQHAGGFISVNTSGLTVDANAIPVNKHDADESFMAATCIGCGACVASCKNASAMLFVGAKVSQFALLPQGQVEATDRVLNMVKQMDEEGFGNCTNTGACEVECPKGISLENIARMNREYLAASLKG
- the rplU gene encoding 50S ribosomal protein L21, with protein sequence MYAIVEIAGHQFKVEKDQKVFVNRLATEEGKKVDFDNVLLIGDGDNITLGAPAIGGALVSAKVLKHLKGDKVIVFKKKRRKGYRVKNGHRQSLSEILIEGITTSGGKKAEKAEPKKETKKAESKEEAKKETPKAKPAAKKATGKADDLKKIEGAGPKAAEALVNAGIDTFEKVANTDAAKLSEILTEESSRLAHIVTDTWPKQARLAADGKWDELKELQDRLDGGIEK
- a CDS encoding fumarate reductase/succinate dehydrogenase flavoprotein subunit; the encoded protein is MALDAKIPKGPLADKWTNHKNTIDLVNPANKRNIDIIVVGTGLAGGSAAATLAELGYNVKAFCFQDSPRRAHSIAAQGGINAAKNYQGDGDSTYRLFYDTVKGGDYRSREANVYRLAEVSANIIDQCVAQGVPFAREYGGLLDNRSFGGVLVSRTFYAAGQTGQQLLLGAYSAMNRQIGRGKITMYNRHEMLDVVKVDGKARGIIARDLVSGEIERHSAHAVVLGTGGYGNVFYLSTNAMGSNVTAAWKAHKRGAYFANPCYTQIHPTCIPVSGEHQSKLTLMSESLRNDGRIWVPKKKEDAEAIRAGKLKPTALAEQDRDYYLERRYPAFGNLVPRDVASRAAKERCDAGFGVNKTGEAVYLDFAAAFMRYGKEQAHVKGLDENDDALVKKLGQEIVKTKYGNLFQMYEKIVNQNPYETPMMIYPAVHYTMGGIWVDYNLQTTVPGLYAIGEANFSDHGANRLGASALMQGLADGYFVLPYTIGDYLSHDIRTGKIPTDTKEFEEAEKTVVDNINHLINNKGTHPVDYFHRRLGKIMWNKCGMARNAEDLKSAIHEISDLRAEFWKDVMVPGSADEFNEELAKAGRVADFLELGELFAKDALQREESAGGHFRDEYQTPEGEAMRRKEFQYVSAWEYKGEPKDAVLHKEELSYENIEVKERSYK
- a CDS encoding M16 family metallopeptidase, whose protein sequence is MKNYLLILASFVLVGFSVNAQQVEFEEFDLDNGLHVILHQDNTAPVVTVGVMYDVGGKDLGGTAAAPRTGFAHFFEHLLFEGTQNIDRGEWFTIVSSNGGSNNANTSLDRTYYYEVFPSNNLELGLWMESERMLHPVIDQVGVDTQNEVVKEEKRLRYDNSPYGQFLFAVSENLFKNHPYANKNIGEMADLDASTLEEFQQYFKDWYGPNNAALVIAGDIDKKEAKTLVKKYFADIKSRPVPTRNFAKEEPITEKIDAKFFDPNIQIPAIITAYRTPGFKERDSYVLSMVSAYLSDGKTSKLYKKIVDDKKMALQVGAINIDQMDYGIYAIYGLPLGDTSLDALLKEMDEEIVKMQNELISEKDYQKLQNKFENRFVNSNSSIQGIASSLVTNYMLYDDINLINSEIEIYRSITRQEIQDVVKKYLNPNQRVELEYLPKEKTDN